One window from the genome of Planctomycetia bacterium encodes:
- a CDS encoding LuxR C-terminal-related transcriptional regulator: protein MNVCPRAWDAPPTVHWLNHDPELEDAINLLAAELGFQIVAYSSVEAFLERSTADARDCILFNWLMPAANGDAAAELLRSRRDRMPIIGFVRGASVRMAVEGMQQGAFDFHAWPIEAQVLGASITRAVAKFEAERELAVQRACVERRLASLTDRESEVMEFATQGLSTRDIAARLGISPKTAEHHRARLLNKMQVANMTQLIVLVLRNR, encoded by the coding sequence GTGAATGTCTGCCCGAGGGCCTGGGATGCGCCGCCCACGGTGCATTGGTTGAACCATGACCCAGAGTTGGAAGACGCGATCAACCTGCTGGCCGCGGAGCTAGGCTTTCAAATAGTCGCCTACTCTTCGGTGGAAGCATTCTTGGAGCGATCGACGGCGGATGCGCGCGACTGCATCTTGTTCAACTGGCTCATGCCGGCTGCGAATGGCGACGCCGCCGCGGAGCTGTTGAGATCGCGCCGCGATCGCATGCCGATCATCGGTTTTGTCCGCGGCGCCAGCGTGCGAATGGCGGTGGAAGGGATGCAGCAAGGCGCCTTCGATTTTCACGCCTGGCCGATTGAGGCGCAGGTGCTTGGCGCGTCGATCACGCGTGCCGTGGCCAAATTCGAAGCGGAACGCGAGCTGGCTGTGCAACGCGCCTGCGTCGAGCGCCGCCTGGCATCGCTCACGGATCGGGAAAGTGAAGTCATGGAGTTCGCCACGCAGGGGCTGTCTACCCGCGATATCGCCGCACGGCTCGGCATCAGCCCCAAGACCGCGGAACATCACCGCGCGCGGCTACTCAACAAGATGCAAGTCGCGAATATGACGCAGCTCATTGTGCTGGTGCTGCGCAACAGGTGA
- a CDS encoding chemotaxis protein CheW has protein sequence MSTVGSILLDQQILLESGTNELEMLVFRVADYTFGINVAKVREVLALQPITRLAKAHRSVRGVFKLRNRVIPCVSLVDHLELPSNGEEGERTMILTDFNQQQTAFLVDHVERIHRLSWEQILSVPPLMAMSHSPLTAVARCNDRLVVLLDFELIIDQVTGFELNAKEAPNPHQVPRDTMRVLIADDSATVREAITKTLRASGYTNTTAFSNGADAWREIQARFKQRGRVEDVGDLLVSDVEMPQMDGLHLTKCVKDHPELRRIPVVLYSSLITADNHKKGQSVGADAQISKPQLNKVVALADELISKARGGSYASPTTVAAPTQPSPMPQPAVVAAAAVTPVLAAPHPTAAPTSAAPQRTVQPVPAHAACATQGTATVARPSAAVSTSTDLEFDRVDRQLWRTFVQELQSHLVRLSDLSEQLSAGTADAPAMQELGRILHCIKGAAMVVPIDTVARATHLLESLLDQVRSTPSPQSSAVFEQYADWLGDICGPTSDPRAALARGPELECDLAMALTSAAR, from the coding sequence ATGTCGACCGTCGGCAGCATCCTTTTGGATCAACAAATCCTCCTCGAGAGCGGCACCAACGAGCTGGAAATGTTGGTGTTCCGCGTGGCGGATTACACGTTCGGCATCAATGTGGCCAAGGTCCGCGAGGTGCTCGCGCTGCAACCGATCACGCGCCTTGCCAAGGCGCATCGCTCGGTGCGCGGTGTGTTCAAATTACGCAATCGAGTCATTCCCTGCGTCTCACTCGTCGATCATCTGGAGCTTCCCTCCAATGGCGAAGAGGGGGAACGCACGATGATTTTGACCGACTTCAATCAGCAGCAGACGGCGTTCCTCGTCGACCACGTGGAGCGGATTCATCGCCTGAGTTGGGAGCAGATTCTCAGCGTGCCGCCGTTGATGGCGATGTCGCACTCGCCGCTGACGGCCGTGGCGCGTTGCAACGATCGCCTGGTGGTGCTGCTGGATTTCGAGTTGATTATCGACCAGGTGACCGGCTTTGAATTGAACGCCAAGGAAGCGCCGAATCCACATCAAGTGCCGCGCGATACCATGCGCGTGCTCATCGCGGACGACTCCGCCACGGTGCGCGAGGCAATCACCAAGACGTTGCGCGCCAGCGGTTATACCAATACCACGGCCTTCTCCAACGGCGCCGACGCCTGGCGCGAGATTCAGGCCCGGTTCAAGCAACGCGGCCGTGTGGAAGACGTCGGCGACTTGTTGGTTAGCGACGTCGAAATGCCGCAGATGGACGGGTTGCACCTCACGAAGTGCGTGAAGGATCATCCCGAGCTGCGCCGCATTCCCGTGGTGCTGTACTCCTCGCTGATCACGGCGGACAACCACAAGAAGGGCCAATCGGTCGGCGCCGATGCGCAGATCTCCAAGCCCCAGCTCAATAAGGTCGTTGCACTGGCCGACGAACTGATCAGCAAGGCCCGTGGCGGATCATACGCTTCGCCAACAACGGTGGCCGCGCCGACGCAACCATCGCCTATGCCCCAGCCGGCGGTCGTCGCCGCCGCGGCGGTAACTCCAGTGCTCGCAGCGCCCCATCCGACGGCGGCTCCCACGAGCGCTGCGCCGCAACGCACCGTTCAGCCTGTGCCCGCCCATGCCGCTTGTGCGACGCAGGGCACGGCCACCGTCGCGAGGCCGTCGGCCGCCGTGTCGACTTCCACGGACTTGGAGTTCGACCGTGTCGATCGCCAGCTTTGGCGCACGTTCGTGCAAGAATTGCAATCGCACCTGGTCCGATTGAGCGACTTGTCGGAACAACTCAGTGCGGGAACGGCCGATGCGCCCGCGATGCAAGAGTTGGGCCGGATTCTGCATTGCATCAAAGGTGCGGCGATGGTGGTGCCGATCGACACGGTCGCCCGCGCGACGCACTTGCTGGAAAGCTTGCTGGATCAAGTACGGAGCACGCCCTCGCCTCAATCGAGCGCCGTTTTCGAGCAATACGCGGACTGGCTTGGCGACATCTGCGGCCCGACGTCCGATCCCCGTGCCGCCTTGGCCCGCGGCCCGGAACTGGAGTGCGATCTCGCCATGGCGTTGACCAGCGCCGCTCGGTAA
- a CDS encoding 5-(carboxyamino)imidazole ribonucleotide synthase, translated as MNQVILPGATLGVLGSGQLGRMFAVAARRLGYRVHVLSPDDDTPAGQIADVEINASYDDLDAVARFAQGVSVVTFEFENVPAATTDAAERYAPVRPRGAVLHATQNRLREKHFLQSIGVPTTPFAAVRSQEDLTQAVAELGLPAVLKTADWGYDGNGQRMLRPGDDAAAAWRELATPEAILEAFVDYECELSVVGARGIAGDVALYGPIHNDHRHHILDVSHSPAALPEKIAAAALEIGRAILTHLEVVGVLCVEMFLTRDGQLLVNELAPRPHNSGHLTIDAHVTCQFEQQVRAVCGLPLGSARQIQPAAMVNLLGDLWRDGEPNWARACAFPEVKLHLYGKQQARPGRKMGHLTALAPTAHEAVELALAARKALANE; from the coding sequence ATGAATCAGGTCATCTTGCCAGGGGCGACGCTCGGCGTTTTGGGAAGCGGCCAACTCGGCCGGATGTTCGCAGTCGCGGCGCGCCGACTGGGTTATCGCGTGCATGTGCTGTCGCCCGACGACGACACGCCTGCTGGCCAAATCGCCGACGTGGAAATCAACGCGTCGTACGACGACCTCGACGCCGTGGCGCGGTTCGCTCAGGGCGTCTCCGTCGTCACCTTCGAATTCGAAAACGTCCCGGCCGCGACGACCGACGCGGCCGAACGCTATGCGCCGGTGCGTCCGCGCGGCGCAGTGCTTCATGCCACGCAGAATCGCTTGCGCGAGAAGCACTTTCTACAATCCATCGGTGTACCGACCACGCCTTTTGCGGCAGTGCGATCCCAAGAGGATCTTACACAGGCGGTTGCCGAACTAGGTTTGCCAGCTGTGTTGAAAACGGCGGACTGGGGCTACGACGGCAATGGGCAACGCATGTTGCGCCCAGGCGATGATGCCGCGGCGGCCTGGCGCGAGCTGGCCACGCCGGAGGCGATTCTGGAAGCATTTGTCGACTACGAATGCGAGCTCTCGGTCGTCGGCGCGCGCGGGATCGCTGGCGACGTCGCGCTCTACGGACCGATTCACAATGACCATCGCCATCACATCCTGGACGTCTCGCATTCGCCGGCCGCACTGCCCGAGAAGATCGCAGCCGCCGCATTGGAAATCGGACGGGCCATTCTGACGCATCTCGAAGTCGTCGGCGTGCTGTGCGTGGAGATGTTCCTCACGCGCGACGGCCAGTTGCTCGTTAATGAACTCGCGCCTCGGCCGCACAACTCGGGACATCTCACGATCGACGCACACGTCACCTGCCAATTCGAGCAGCAAGTCCGCGCCGTCTGCGGATTGCCGCTCGGCTCCGCGCGGCAAATCCAACCGGCGGCGATGGTGAATCTCCTGGGTGATCTTTGGCGCGATGGTGAACCAAACTGGGCGCGCGCGTGCGCATTTCCGGAGGTCAAACTGCACCTCTACGGCAAGCAACAAGCCCGACCCGGCCGCAAAATGGGGCACCTGACGGCCCTCGCGCCCACGGCGCACGAAGCGGTGGAGTTGGCGCTGGCGGCCCGCAAAGCGCTGGCGAATGAATGA
- the motA gene encoding flagellar motor stator protein MotA, whose amino-acid sequence MIAIIGFIVVTGAVLGGFVLSGGHVGALLQPYELLTIGGAALGGLIVMSTKKILVDLVKGCLACLKGSPFGKPAYRDLFKLMYTLLRLARRDGLLALEAHVGKPHDSKIFHEYPRISKNHHVTDFICGAFAPVLDGTVRPEQLPEMLEAEIKVIEQEHHAPLHALQKTADALPGFGIVAAVLGIVITMESISGPVEEIGHHVGTALVGTFLGILMSYGFFGPLASRMELLGQEELVFFRAIASIVSGFAGDASPKVAIERACRGIGSAVRPSRDELDKMFKEVEGA is encoded by the coding sequence ATGATTGCCATTATCGGATTCATCGTCGTAACCGGTGCGGTGCTGGGAGGCTTCGTCCTGTCCGGCGGGCATGTTGGCGCATTGCTTCAACCGTACGAGTTGCTCACCATCGGCGGCGCGGCCTTGGGCGGCCTGATCGTGATGTCGACGAAAAAGATTCTGGTCGATCTCGTGAAAGGCTGTCTCGCCTGCTTGAAAGGTTCGCCGTTCGGTAAACCGGCCTATCGTGATCTGTTCAAACTGATGTACACGCTCTTGCGGCTGGCCCGGCGGGACGGACTGCTGGCCCTGGAAGCGCACGTCGGTAAGCCGCACGACAGCAAGATTTTCCACGAGTATCCGCGCATCTCGAAAAACCACCACGTCACCGACTTCATCTGCGGCGCGTTTGCCCCAGTGCTCGACGGCACGGTGCGGCCGGAGCAACTACCTGAAATGCTCGAAGCCGAGATCAAGGTCATCGAGCAGGAACATCACGCCCCCCTGCACGCGCTGCAGAAGACGGCCGACGCCCTGCCAGGCTTCGGCATCGTGGCGGCCGTGCTCGGTATCGTGATCACGATGGAATCGATCAGCGGGCCGGTCGAGGAAATCGGCCACCACGTCGGTACGGCGTTGGTCGGGACGTTCCTCGGGATCCTGATGAGTTACGGCTTCTTCGGCCCGCTGGCTTCCCGCATGGAATTGCTGGGGCAGGAAGAACTGGTGTTCTTCCGCGCTATCGCCAGCATCGTCTCAGGCTTCGCCGGCGACGCCTCGCCGAAAGTGGCGATCGAGCGGGCGTGCCGTGGAATCGGTTCCGCGGTCCGCCCCAGCCGCGACGAGCTGGACAAGATGTTCAAGGAAGTCGAAGGAGCGTAG
- a CDS encoding endonuclease/exonuclease/phosphatase family protein — protein sequence MNCPRALVLFLVLLFSAEVAVLHADDEQDSLKVMTYNVRYASDTPPNAWGERLPVALAMLAEQQPDVIGTQETQYRQAKDFASHLEGYDWIGLGREGGSRGEFMAMYYRTERLEPLEFDHFWLSDTPDRIGSTTWGNSNRRMVTWVRFRDRATKREFYCFNTHFDHEIQLAREKSAALLWERIQALNTKLPVIVLGDFNAVAQHNVAYDLLVGDDKLTDAWLAAADRGPLFATFHGYHRPQPDGSRIDWILTRGPVRCERADIITFERDGQYPSDHFPVTAQLRFDPAN from the coding sequence GTGAATTGTCCCCGCGCCCTCGTTCTGTTCCTGGTCTTGTTATTCAGTGCGGAGGTTGCCGTCCTTCATGCGGACGATGAACAAGACTCGTTGAAAGTGATGACTTACAACGTCCGCTACGCCAGCGACACTCCGCCCAATGCCTGGGGCGAACGGTTACCCGTGGCGTTGGCGATGCTCGCCGAGCAGCAGCCGGATGTTATCGGCACGCAAGAAACGCAGTACCGTCAGGCCAAGGACTTTGCGTCCCATCTGGAGGGATATGATTGGATCGGTCTCGGCCGCGAAGGGGGCAGTCGCGGCGAGTTCATGGCGATGTACTATCGCACCGAACGGTTGGAGCCTTTGGAGTTTGACCACTTCTGGCTCTCCGATACGCCGGATCGCATCGGTTCGACGACGTGGGGCAACTCGAATCGTCGTATGGTCACCTGGGTCCGTTTCCGGGATCGCGCGACAAAACGCGAGTTCTATTGTTTCAACACGCACTTCGATCATGAAATTCAACTCGCCCGTGAAAAGAGCGCCGCGTTGCTGTGGGAGCGAATTCAAGCGCTCAATACAAAACTCCCCGTGATCGTCCTGGGAGATTTCAACGCGGTGGCGCAGCACAACGTCGCCTACGATTTGCTCGTGGGCGATGACAAATTGACCGACGCTTGGCTCGCGGCGGCGGACCGCGGACCGCTCTTCGCCACGTTTCACGGTTACCATCGGCCCCAGCCGGACGGCAGCCGCATCGACTGGATCCTGACGCGCGGCCCCGTGCGCTGCGAACGCGCCGACATCATCACCTTCGAGCGCGACGGTCAATATCCCAGTGACCATTTTCCCGTCACCGCACAGCTCCGCTTCGACCCGGCGAATTAG
- a CDS encoding flagellar motor protein MotB: MAGGGGAWKVAYADFVTAMMAFFLVMWLVGQDKPVKEAVAQYFRDPFAVPSDKPGTQAPGPSFMPHEGTNPPPPQGDGGDKKGGSGEGTNKRGPQTVIRRPSSAFMYRDGSRSSVGTHLPFAMEGDAIDDAGKKNLDELLPMLAGKRNLLEIRANVSERPLESNEKFADRWQLAYARCAATRQYLIDHGVEPDRIRMSQAGGHGGEDPAVLDAKVEVYMLDEFAGGPEGAAGAAPSDAPWNVPGAAPAAAEPHAAETHAH; the protein is encoded by the coding sequence ATGGCTGGTGGCGGTGGTGCATGGAAAGTCGCCTACGCGGACTTCGTGACCGCGATGATGGCATTCTTTTTGGTGATGTGGCTCGTCGGACAGGACAAGCCGGTCAAGGAAGCCGTCGCGCAGTATTTCCGCGATCCCTTCGCCGTGCCGTCGGATAAGCCGGGCACGCAAGCGCCTGGGCCGAGCTTCATGCCGCACGAAGGGACGAATCCGCCGCCTCCGCAAGGCGACGGCGGCGACAAGAAGGGCGGCTCCGGCGAAGGTACGAACAAGCGCGGTCCACAGACGGTGATTCGACGTCCGTCGAGCGCGTTCATGTATCGCGACGGCAGTCGCTCAAGCGTCGGCACGCACCTGCCATTCGCCATGGAAGGTGATGCCATCGACGATGCGGGGAAGAAGAATCTCGACGAGCTGCTGCCGATGTTGGCTGGCAAACGCAATCTGCTGGAGATTCGCGCGAACGTCTCCGAACGGCCCCTCGAATCGAACGAAAAGTTCGCCGATCGCTGGCAGTTAGCGTACGCACGGTGTGCGGCGACGCGGCAATATCTGATCGACCATGGTGTGGAACCGGACCGCATTCGCATGAGCCAAGCCGGCGGGCACGGAGGTGAAGACCCCGCCGTGTTGGACGCCAAAGTCGAGGTCTACATGCTGGATGAATTCGCTGGCGGCCCAGAGGGCGCTGCAGGCGCAGCGCCCAGTGACGCGCCGTGGAATGTCCCCGGCGCTGCGCCGGCGGCAGCCGAACCCCATGCCGCTGAGACGCACGCTCACTAG
- a CDS encoding N-acetyltransferase produces MPGGMLTSTEIVVTPVLTRKHRRQFVELPWKLYRNDPNWVPPLRSNQAELLGFKAHPFHEIAEVQTFIAQRDGETVGRIAAILNHAHNKYYDSQIGFFGFFESIDDQRVADVLFDAARAWFAERNITQMRGPANPSVNYECGLLVEGFDSPPTFMMTYNPPYYPTLIERAGFEKVHDLLAFFGHIDQLPAVQAKLKPLADMAQERAEATIRPMNPKRFREDVELFLDLYNRSLGHMWGFVPMTAGEVRALAKALRYLLIPELSLIAEVKGESVGVVLGLPDYNPRIKQIDGRLFPFGFWHLLHNKQGLKRVRVVSINVVPEYQRWGLGLSLMRDLVPKVIDLGIQEAEFSWVSEANTMACSGLRKGGAKLYKTYRMYDSVR; encoded by the coding sequence ATGCCCGGCGGAATGCTGACATCGACGGAAATCGTCGTCACACCGGTACTTACGCGGAAGCACCGACGCCAATTCGTCGAACTTCCGTGGAAACTCTATCGAAATGATCCGAATTGGGTACCGCCGCTGCGCTCCAATCAGGCGGAACTTTTGGGGTTTAAAGCGCACCCGTTTCACGAAATCGCCGAGGTGCAGACCTTTATCGCCCAGCGCGACGGGGAAACGGTGGGGCGGATCGCCGCGATTCTGAACCACGCGCACAACAAGTATTACGATTCGCAGATCGGCTTCTTCGGCTTTTTCGAGTCGATCGACGATCAGCGCGTCGCCGACGTCTTGTTCGATGCCGCCCGGGCCTGGTTCGCCGAACGGAACATCACGCAAATGCGCGGGCCGGCGAATCCCTCAGTGAACTACGAGTGCGGCCTGTTGGTCGAAGGCTTCGACAGCCCGCCGACGTTCATGATGACCTACAACCCGCCGTACTATCCCACGTTGATCGAACGAGCCGGGTTCGAGAAGGTGCATGATCTACTGGCGTTCTTCGGGCACATCGATCAATTGCCCGCGGTGCAGGCCAAGCTGAAACCGTTGGCCGACATGGCGCAGGAACGGGCCGAAGCGACGATCCGGCCGATGAACCCCAAGCGATTCCGGGAAGACGTCGAGCTGTTTCTCGACCTTTACAACCGCTCGCTCGGCCACATGTGGGGCTTTGTGCCGATGACGGCCGGCGAAGTCCGCGCGCTCGCCAAAGCGCTGCGCTATCTGCTGATCCCGGAACTGTCGCTGATCGCCGAAGTCAAAGGCGAAAGCGTGGGCGTCGTCCTCGGTCTGCCGGACTACAACCCGCGGATCAAACAGATCGACGGCCGGCTGTTCCCGTTCGGCTTCTGGCACTTGCTGCACAACAAGCAGGGCCTGAAACGGGTTCGCGTGGTGAGCATCAACGTCGTGCCCGAATACCAACGCTGGGGCCTCGGCCTAAGCCTGATGCGGGACCTGGTGCCCAAGGTCATCGATCTCGGCATCCAGGAGGCGGAGTTCTCCTGGGTCTCCGAAGCCAACACGATGGCCTGCTCCGGCCTCCGCAAAGGCGGCGCGAAGCTGTACAAGACGTACCGGATGTATGACAGCGTGCGGTAA
- the purE gene encoding 5-(carboxyamino)imidazole ribonucleotide mutase has product MSSPPDGTPLVGVIMGSKSDWDTMRQAAEMLRQFGVAHESQIVSAHRTPERMHDYAKQAAGRGIEVIIAGAGGAAHLPGMVAAQTLLPVLGVPVQSKALSGLDSLLSIVQMPAGVPVGTLAIGESGAKNAALLAIRILAVNRPDLRAKLETYRAEQAAQAIAEPLP; this is encoded by the coding sequence ATGTCCAGCCCGCCGGACGGGACGCCGCTCGTTGGCGTCATCATGGGGAGTAAGTCCGATTGGGACACCATGCGCCAGGCCGCGGAAATGCTGCGGCAATTCGGCGTGGCGCACGAGAGCCAAATCGTTTCCGCGCACCGCACGCCGGAGCGGATGCACGACTACGCCAAACAGGCGGCCGGCCGGGGCATTGAAGTCATCATCGCCGGCGCCGGCGGCGCGGCTCACCTGCCGGGCATGGTCGCGGCGCAAACATTGCTGCCAGTGCTGGGCGTGCCGGTGCAGAGCAAGGCGCTGTCGGGCTTGGACTCGCTATTGTCGATCGTGCAGATGCCGGCCGGCGTTCCGGTCGGCACGCTGGCCATCGGTGAGTCCGGAGCGAAAAACGCCGCGTTGTTGGCGATCCGCATCCTGGCCGTGAATCGGCCGGACTTACGAGCCAAGCTCGAAACCTATCGCGCGGAACAGGCCGCGCAGGCGATCGCCGAGCCGCTCCCATGA
- a CDS encoding S41 family peptidase, translating to MRFWVLVRRSAPCWLALTLFALVPVRAAELAGSVAPTAAVEDLARDFLERGKLLENERRWGEALSLYEEALRGAPGHEQLHRRHDVVKLRYDVGRRYGSPAFQRSTSSLEYRQALDLYTEVLHKIQTNYVDRPDWHVLVDRGTAALDVALVEPSFAERLMPRIAQERVDRFRRLMREQPPSRNVDTIDEARAAVDRIARVGQRDLGLDARSAVMEYLCGAANLLDPYSTFLTSDQLDELYSQIEGNFVGLGVELKAEGNKLLIVRVIRNSPAARAGLLAGDHIVGVDGKKTAELNADVAADLLQGPEGSTVEVTAKTPGQTERALKIRREYVEVPSVDDVKIVDADYHIGYLKLTCFQKTTTRDLDEALWKLHQQGMRSLVMDLRGNPGGLLTTSVEVADKFLDHGTIVSTRGRNKREDFNYTAEAPDTWGVPLVVLIDGDSASASEIFAGAIRDYHRGTIVGVRSYGKGSVQGLFPLSIGNAGMRLTTAKFYSPLGKPFSGIGVEPDVQVQTVNKPIAQTESEVATLRVFQDETLEAGLTIARQQTAQR from the coding sequence ATGCGATTTTGGGTCCTGGTTCGGCGTTCGGCGCCATGCTGGTTGGCCCTGACGTTGTTTGCCCTGGTTCCAGTCCGCGCCGCGGAACTGGCCGGCAGCGTCGCCCCCACCGCCGCGGTCGAAGATCTCGCCCGTGATTTCCTGGAACGCGGCAAACTGCTCGAAAACGAGCGTCGCTGGGGCGAAGCGCTCTCGCTCTATGAAGAGGCCTTGCGCGGCGCCCCCGGGCATGAGCAACTGCATCGCCGCCACGACGTGGTGAAGCTCCGTTACGACGTCGGTCGCCGCTACGGCAGTCCGGCCTTCCAGCGTTCCACCAGCAGCTTGGAATACCGTCAGGCGCTCGATCTGTACACGGAAGTTCTCCACAAGATTCAAACCAATTACGTCGATCGGCCCGATTGGCACGTCCTGGTCGATCGCGGCACTGCGGCGCTCGATGTGGCGCTCGTGGAACCGTCGTTCGCCGAGCGTTTAATGCCCCGTATCGCGCAGGAGCGGGTCGACCGCTTCCGCCGCCTGATGCGCGAGCAGCCGCCCAGTCGCAACGTCGACACCATCGACGAAGCCCGTGCCGCCGTGGACCGCATCGCGCGGGTCGGTCAACGCGACCTCGGTCTCGATGCCCGTTCGGCCGTGATGGAATACCTCTGCGGCGCCGCGAATCTGCTGGACCCGTATTCGACGTTCCTGACTTCAGATCAACTCGACGAACTTTATTCCCAGATCGAAGGCAACTTCGTCGGCCTCGGCGTCGAGCTCAAGGCCGAAGGTAACAAATTGCTGATTGTCCGCGTGATTCGCAATAGCCCCGCCGCCCGCGCAGGGTTGTTGGCCGGCGATCATATCGTCGGCGTGGACGGCAAAAAGACCGCCGAACTGAACGCCGACGTCGCCGCCGATCTGCTGCAAGGCCCGGAAGGGAGCACCGTGGAAGTCACGGCGAAGACGCCTGGGCAAACGGAACGAGCGCTCAAGATCCGCCGCGAATATGTAGAAGTGCCGAGCGTGGACGACGTGAAGATCGTCGACGCCGACTACCATATCGGTTACCTCAAGTTGACCTGCTTCCAAAAGACCACGACCCGCGACCTCGACGAGGCGCTGTGGAAACTGCACCAGCAAGGCATGCGGAGCCTGGTGATGGATCTCCGCGGCAATCCCGGCGGATTATTGACCACGTCGGTCGAAGTCGCCGACAAGTTCCTGGACCACGGGACCATCGTCTCCACCCGCGGTCGGAATAAGCGCGAGGACTTCAACTACACGGCCGAAGCGCCGGACACCTGGGGCGTCCCGCTCGTGGTGTTGATCGACGGCGACAGCGCCAGCGCCAGCGAGATCTTCGCCGGCGCCATCCGCGACTATCATCGTGGCACCATCGTCGGCGTCCGGAGTTACGGCAAAGGCTCCGTCCAGGGGCTGTTCCCGCTCTCGATCGGCAACGCCGGGATGCGGCTCACGACGGCCAAGTTCTATTCGCCGCTAGGAAAACCCTTCAGCGGCATTGGCGTGGAACCGGACGTGCAGGTGCAAACGGTGAACAAGCCGATTGCCCAAACGGAATCGGAAGTCGCCACGCTCCGCGTCTTTCAAGACGAAACGCTGGAAGCCGGACTCACGATCGCCCGGCAGCAGACGGCGCAGCGGTAG